A single genomic interval of Mycolicibacterium holsaticum DSM 44478 = JCM 12374 harbors:
- a CDS encoding ABC transporter permease, with protein MTALDAPAQTRPTNLAQQSWIMVKRNMIHTKRMPEMLSDVTVQPIMFVLLFAFVFGASIVNPGGTNYREFLLPGIQAQTIVFSAFVVASGITADVEKGIIDRFRSLPISRSSVLIGRSIASLIHSSLGVVVMAMTGLAIGWRIRGSVAEAVLAFTLVLVFGFGMIWFGILIGSLLRSVEAVNGVMFTVLFPITFLANTFVPTEPMPHWLRVIAEWNPVSSLAQAMRELWGNGGPAPASAQLPLHHPVLATILWSLVLTAIFAPFALRAYARRTGS; from the coding sequence ATGACGGCCCTCGACGCGCCGGCGCAGACCCGTCCCACCAACCTCGCCCAGCAGTCATGGATCATGGTGAAGCGGAACATGATCCACACCAAACGCATGCCGGAGATGCTCAGCGATGTGACCGTGCAACCGATCATGTTCGTGCTGCTGTTCGCGTTCGTGTTCGGCGCGTCGATCGTCAATCCGGGCGGCACCAACTACCGGGAGTTCCTGCTGCCCGGGATCCAGGCGCAGACGATCGTGTTCTCGGCGTTCGTGGTGGCCTCCGGCATCACCGCCGACGTCGAGAAGGGCATCATCGACCGGTTCCGTTCACTGCCCATCTCGCGGTCGTCGGTGCTGATCGGGCGCAGCATCGCCAGCCTGATCCACTCGTCGCTGGGTGTGGTGGTGATGGCGATGACCGGGTTGGCGATCGGATGGCGGATCAGGGGGAGCGTCGCCGAGGCGGTGCTGGCGTTCACGTTGGTGCTGGTGTTCGGGTTCGGGATGATCTGGTTCGGCATCCTGATCGGATCGCTGCTGCGGTCGGTGGAGGCCGTCAACGGCGTGATGTTCACCGTCCTGTTCCCGATTACGTTCCTGGCCAACACCTTTGTGCCCACCGAGCCGATGCCGCACTGGCTGCGGGTGATCGCCGAATGGAACCCGGTGTCCTCGCTGGCGCAGGCCATGCGCGAGCTGTGGGGCAACGGCGGCCCCGCCCCCGCGAGCGCGCAACTTCCGCTGCATCATCCGGTGCTCGCCACCATTCTGTGGTCGCTGGTGCTGACGGCCATCTTCGCGCCGTTCGCGTTGCGCGCCTATGCGCGTCGCACCGGAAGCTAG
- the pth gene encoding aminoacyl-tRNA hydrolase, with protein sequence MAEPPAGGTHPQLVVGLGNPGPRYATTRHNLGFLVADILSDRMGAGFKLHKKSGAEVVTGQLAGRSVVLAKPRCYMNESGRQVGPLAKFYSVPPADVVVIHDELDIEFGRIRLKSGGGVAGHNGLRSVGQALGSKDFQRVRIGIGRPPGRMDGASFVLSNFTSAEWREVPTICEQAADAAELLVSHGLEPAQNIVHAWG encoded by the coding sequence ATGGCCGAACCGCCGGCGGGCGGGACGCACCCCCAGCTGGTGGTCGGCCTTGGCAACCCGGGCCCGCGGTACGCCACGACCCGGCACAACCTCGGGTTCCTCGTCGCCGACATCCTGTCCGACCGGATGGGCGCGGGGTTCAAGCTGCACAAGAAATCCGGCGCCGAGGTGGTCACCGGCCAGCTGGCCGGCCGGTCGGTGGTGCTGGCCAAGCCGCGCTGCTACATGAACGAGTCGGGGCGCCAGGTCGGCCCGCTGGCCAAGTTCTATTCGGTGCCGCCCGCCGACGTCGTGGTGATCCACGACGAACTCGACATCGAGTTCGGCCGGATCCGGCTGAAGTCCGGCGGCGGCGTCGCGGGCCACAACGGGCTCCGCTCGGTCGGTCAAGCGTTGGGCAGCAAAGATTTCCAACGTGTCCGTATCGGCATCGGTCGACCGCCCGGCCGGATGGACGGGGCGTCGTTCGTGCTGAGCAACTTCACCTCCGCCGAGTGGCGCGAGGTGCCCACGATCTGCGAGCAGGCCGCCGACGCCGCCGAACTGCTGGTGTCCCACGGGCTCGAGCCGGCGCAGAACATCGTGCACGCCTGGGGCTAG
- a CDS encoding ATP-binding cassette domain-containing protein: MPLSPAVEAVDLVKRFGDDTAVDGVSFTVPAGTVLGLLGPNGAGKTTTVRMMTTLTEPTSGTARVAGYDVRREPHLVRRSMGLTGQVATVDELLTGRENIRMIGGLYGIRRKQLNRLGDQLLEQFSLADAGDRVVRSYSGGMRRRLDLAVSLLASPPVLFLDEPTTGLDPRSRSELWEQLRGLVQQGTTLVLTTQYLEEADQLADNIVVIDRGRIIAEGSPLQLKQQAGAASLVVTVSNADDLPAARALLAKTGAEVFVDAGARQLTAQAEGLDDMVRVAGWLRNHDIAVDDIGLSRPSLDHVFLTLTGHRTEEEATA, encoded by the coding sequence GTGCCCCTTTCCCCGGCCGTGGAGGCCGTCGATCTGGTGAAGCGTTTCGGCGACGACACCGCCGTCGACGGCGTCAGCTTCACTGTCCCGGCCGGTACCGTGCTCGGCCTGCTGGGGCCGAACGGCGCCGGAAAGACCACCACGGTGCGGATGATGACGACGCTGACCGAGCCGACCAGCGGCACTGCCCGGGTGGCCGGCTACGACGTCCGCCGCGAACCCCACCTGGTACGCCGCAGCATGGGTCTGACCGGTCAGGTCGCGACCGTCGATGAACTGCTGACCGGGCGCGAGAACATCCGGATGATCGGCGGGTTGTACGGGATCCGCCGCAAGCAGCTCAACCGGCTGGGAGATCAGCTGCTGGAACAATTCTCGCTCGCCGACGCCGGCGACCGCGTGGTCAGGTCGTACTCGGGCGGCATGCGCCGTCGGCTCGATCTGGCGGTGAGCCTGCTGGCGTCACCTCCGGTGCTGTTCCTCGACGAGCCGACCACCGGCCTGGATCCGCGCAGCCGCAGCGAGCTGTGGGAGCAGTTACGCGGCCTCGTACAGCAGGGCACCACGCTGGTGCTCACCACGCAGTACCTCGAGGAGGCCGACCAACTCGCCGACAACATCGTGGTGATCGACAGGGGGCGCATCATCGCCGAAGGTTCGCCGCTGCAACTCAAACAACAGGCAGGGGCTGCGAGCCTGGTCGTCACCGTATCGAACGCCGACGATCTGCCCGCGGCGCGGGCGCTGCTCGCCAAGACCGGTGCCGAGGTGTTCGTCGACGCCGGTGCGCGTCAACTGACAGCGCAGGCCGAGGGCCTCGACGACATGGTGCGGGTGGCTGGCTGGTTGCGTAACCACGACATCGCCGTCGACGACATCGGGTTGTCCCGGCCCAGTCTCGACCACGTGTTCCTGACCCTCACCGGGCATCGCACCGAAGAAGAGGCGACCGCATGA
- a CDS encoding phosphotransferase family protein produces MAGITLVPRDLAATRVQLQAWFEHRFGGRAVVSELRTANRAAGWSSESLVFGAEAGGRSGEYVIRIPPSGGGIFPDYDLEAQCRTQELLRRHGIVTPSPLVYEPDESWIGSRFLVMPRIVGQTPSDITYATRGWLHDAGPAVQRRVHDSFLGTMARLHQVPVDDAPWLARPDGVGVTAELKWWHGYAEWGTGGRVPDVMTEAFAWLTRHQPTRTPDLSICWGDARLSNAIFDDSGEIVGALDWEQACICPAETDIAWWLATRKQMLEVNGLDLDPELDGFDSREHVVRRYEQMLGRPLEDLDWYEIFAMVRMGCAILRTQVLLRLNGQSDHFLTRAPILPAWTLAAIGG; encoded by the coding sequence ATGGCAGGCATCACGCTCGTACCACGCGACCTGGCCGCGACGCGCGTGCAGTTGCAGGCCTGGTTCGAGCACCGGTTCGGTGGCCGGGCCGTGGTGTCGGAGCTCCGCACCGCCAACCGCGCCGCGGGGTGGTCAAGCGAAAGCCTGGTGTTCGGCGCCGAGGCCGGCGGCCGCTCGGGTGAATACGTGATCCGGATACCACCGTCGGGCGGCGGCATCTTCCCCGACTACGACCTCGAAGCGCAGTGTCGGACGCAGGAACTGCTGCGCCGGCATGGCATCGTCACACCGTCGCCCCTGGTGTACGAGCCCGACGAATCCTGGATCGGCTCGAGATTTCTGGTGATGCCACGCATCGTCGGGCAGACGCCGTCGGACATCACGTACGCCACCCGCGGGTGGCTGCACGACGCGGGGCCAGCCGTGCAGCGGCGGGTGCACGATTCGTTTCTCGGCACCATGGCGCGGTTGCACCAGGTGCCCGTCGACGACGCACCCTGGCTGGCCCGGCCGGACGGCGTCGGCGTCACCGCGGAACTGAAGTGGTGGCACGGCTACGCCGAATGGGGAACCGGCGGTCGGGTACCCGATGTCATGACCGAGGCGTTCGCCTGGCTCACACGTCATCAGCCAACCCGGACACCGGATTTGAGCATCTGCTGGGGTGATGCGCGGCTGTCCAACGCCATCTTCGACGACTCGGGCGAGATCGTCGGCGCGCTGGACTGGGAGCAGGCGTGCATCTGTCCTGCCGAGACCGACATCGCGTGGTGGCTCGCCACCCGCAAGCAGATGCTCGAGGTGAACGGCCTTGACCTCGACCCCGAACTCGACGGCTTCGACAGCCGCGAACACGTCGTGCGCCGCTACGAACAGATGCTGGGTCGGCCGCTGGAGGACCTCGACTGGTACGAGATCTTCGCGATGGTCCGCATGGGCTGCGCCATCCTGCGCACGCAGGTTCTGCTGCGCCTCAACGGGCAATCCGACCACTTTCTCACCAGGGCGCCGATTCTGCCCGCGTGGACCCTCGCGGCGATCGGCGGCTAG
- a CDS encoding TetR/AcrR family transcriptional regulator, with the protein MMVASAIEAEQSTRRRILAATFVVLSRDGHRKLQLSDVAAEARVSRPTLYRHFGSKEGLLDAFGLYEQDNFDAGIATAIAGLTGPDRLDAALRFIVEFQRTYSLGSLAEVEPEHVLHQMKRVLPIIHERIARIIPGDNSEVAAAAVVRIAVCHYLIGGARPEQFLAELRHAAGLDPARRRPPRPAATAG; encoded by the coding sequence ATGATGGTCGCCTCCGCCATCGAGGCCGAGCAGTCGACACGCCGGCGCATCCTCGCCGCGACATTCGTCGTGCTGTCGCGCGACGGCCACCGCAAGCTTCAGCTTTCCGACGTGGCGGCCGAGGCCCGGGTGTCCCGCCCCACGCTCTACCGCCACTTCGGGTCCAAGGAGGGCCTGCTCGACGCGTTCGGGCTCTATGAACAGGACAATTTCGATGCCGGCATCGCCACTGCCATCGCGGGTCTGACCGGTCCGGATCGCCTGGACGCGGCGCTGCGGTTCATCGTGGAATTTCAGCGCACCTATTCGCTGGGCTCGCTGGCCGAGGTGGAACCCGAACACGTTCTGCACCAGATGAAGCGGGTGCTGCCGATCATCCACGAACGTATCGCCCGCATCATCCCCGGCGACAACAGCGAGGTCGCCGCTGCGGCCGTCGTGCGTATCGCGGTGTGCCACTACTTGATCGGCGGTGCACGGCCCGAGCAGTTTCTCGCCGAGCTTCGCCATGCCGCCGGCCTGGACCCGGCCCGGCGGCGCCCACCCCGACCGGCGGCCACCGCCGGATAG
- a CDS encoding 50S ribosomal protein L25/general stress protein Ctc, translating into MAKKTVNNLKALVRQETGKGASRRARRNGNVPAVLYGHGSDPQHLELNARDFAAVLRYSGTNAVLTLDIEGKEQLALTKALELHPIRRTIQHADLLVVRRGEKVTVEVTVVIEGEAVPGTLVTQETNTITIEADVQSIPEQLAVSIEGADVGTQFTAGSIELPSGVTLVSDPEMLVVNVVAAPTAEELDAEGGGAAEEPAAEAAEAEAPAEAEAAPAEESE; encoded by the coding sequence ATGGCGAAAAAGACCGTCAACAATCTCAAGGCGCTGGTCCGGCAAGAGACCGGCAAGGGTGCTTCGCGACGCGCGCGCCGCAACGGCAACGTGCCGGCCGTGCTGTACGGCCACGGCAGCGACCCGCAGCACCTGGAGCTCAATGCCCGTGACTTCGCCGCTGTGCTGCGCTACTCGGGCACCAACGCGGTGCTCACCCTCGACATCGAGGGCAAGGAACAGCTGGCGCTGACCAAGGCGCTCGAGCTTCACCCGATCCGCCGCACCATTCAGCACGCCGACCTGCTCGTCGTGCGCCGCGGTGAGAAGGTGACCGTCGAGGTCACCGTCGTCATCGAGGGCGAAGCGGTGCCGGGCACCCTGGTCACCCAGGAAACCAACACCATCACGATCGAAGCCGACGTGCAGTCGATTCCCGAGCAGCTCGCCGTCTCCATCGAGGGCGCCGACGTCGGCACCCAGTTCACGGCCGGCTCGATCGAGTTGCCGTCCGGGGTCACGTTGGTCTCCGACCCCGAGATGCTCGTCGTCAACGTGGTCGCCGCGCCGACGGCCGAGGAGCTCGACGCCGAGGGCGGCGGGGCGGCCGAGGAGCCGGCTGCCGAGGCCGCCGAAGCCGAGGCACCGGCCGAGGCGGAAGCCGCGCCCGCCGAAGAGTCCGAGTAG
- a CDS encoding metal-dependent hydrolase: MTGLVVRKIGWDFDASVPFRWQPANPQFGLFCNAFTFIAVPFERYIVTAVRMASDRLDQDADVAAEADAFLKQEAQHAAAHRKHMLALIQRYPDLEQCYVGACAAYDELIGQEPVEFHLAYIANLEATFTPLFKVLLDNRDSLFGGGDPRVASLMMWHFVEEIEHRSSGLILCNHVNPHPWSRVKHIRRTFAHVAAVADAIATAFDDIVPFEDRGASTRALLSGHFLTGELNARVPVVRRLRNRESAAAPTIFAPVPTGELARMLWRLALSQAPYHDPADQPSPDLAETWMRAYERGADMTTFAGS; encoded by the coding sequence ATGACCGGGCTCGTGGTCCGCAAGATCGGGTGGGACTTCGACGCGTCGGTGCCGTTTCGGTGGCAGCCTGCCAACCCCCAATTCGGATTGTTCTGCAACGCGTTCACGTTCATCGCCGTGCCGTTCGAGCGCTACATCGTCACCGCGGTGCGGATGGCGTCGGACCGGCTCGACCAAGACGCCGACGTCGCGGCCGAGGCCGACGCGTTCCTCAAACAGGAGGCCCAGCACGCCGCCGCACACCGCAAGCACATGCTGGCGTTGATCCAACGCTATCCCGACCTCGAACAGTGCTACGTCGGCGCCTGCGCGGCCTACGACGAGCTGATCGGCCAGGAGCCGGTCGAGTTTCACCTCGCCTACATCGCCAACCTCGAGGCGACGTTCACCCCGCTGTTCAAAGTCCTTCTGGACAACCGCGATTCGCTGTTCGGCGGGGGTGACCCGCGCGTCGCGTCGCTGATGATGTGGCATTTCGTCGAGGAGATCGAACACCGCAGTTCGGGGTTGATCCTGTGCAACCACGTCAACCCGCACCCGTGGTCCAGGGTCAAGCACATTCGGCGCACCTTCGCACATGTGGCCGCGGTAGCCGACGCGATCGCGACGGCGTTCGACGACATCGTCCCGTTCGAGGACCGCGGTGCATCCACCCGCGCGCTGCTGTCCGGTCATTTCCTGACCGGTGAACTCAACGCACGCGTACCCGTCGTTCGCCGTCTGCGCAACCGCGAAAGCGCCGCGGCGCCGACCATTTTCGCGCCGGTGCCCACCGGCGAACTGGCGCGGATGCTGTGGCGGCTGGCGCTCTCGCAGGCGCCCTACCACGACCCCGCCGATCAGCCGTCACCCGACTTGGCCGAGACCTGGATGCGCGCATACGAACGCGGCGCCGACATGACGACATTCGCCGGAAGCTGA